From a region of the Streptomyces sp. NBC_01454 genome:
- a CDS encoding phosphoribosyltransferase: MSDVRENLTYERFGGAIRELAQTIADDGYEPDVVLSIARGGVFVAGNLAYALDCKNIHLVNVEFYTGVGTTLEMPVMLAPVPNAIDFSDKKVLIADDVADTGKTLKLVHDFCQGTVAEVRSAVIYEKSHSLVKCEYVWKRPDEWINFPWSVLPPCRKSGIPITPSKDAL; encoded by the coding sequence GTGAGTGACGTGCGGGAGAACCTGACGTACGAGCGGTTCGGCGGGGCGATCCGCGAGCTGGCGCAGACGATCGCCGACGACGGGTACGAGCCCGATGTCGTGCTGTCGATCGCCCGCGGCGGCGTCTTCGTCGCCGGCAACCTGGCGTACGCGCTGGACTGCAAGAACATCCACCTGGTGAATGTGGAGTTCTACACGGGGGTGGGGACCACCCTGGAGATGCCGGTCATGCTCGCGCCGGTGCCGAACGCGATCGACTTCTCGGACAAGAAGGTGCTGATCGCCGACGATGTCGCGGACACCGGCAAGACGCTCAAGCTCGTCCATGACTTCTGCCAGGGCACCGTGGCGGAGGTCCGCAGCGCGGTGATCTATGAGAAGTCGCACTCGCTGGTGAAGTGCGAGTACGTGTGGAAGCGCCCCGACGAGTGGATCAATTTCCCCTGGTCTGTGTTGCCTCCATGTCGTAAGTCTGGCATACCGATCACCCCGTCGAAGGACGCGCTGTAG
- a CDS encoding WXG100-like domain-containing protein, with translation MAIELPGQVVSFLQFIGVNWPNINEDKVREFGSHVRDFAQKVDDTHKDSTATIKQLEDVYQGASYEALLAKWGQMSDSHMTELVNACHVVADALDLAADTIVAMKVEAIAELTVLAITFVADQAAAVATLGLAEAAEALVVEAAEKLMDYLVQQLEQYIIGQVIEAAVNPLVETVGKAVSGLLFQAAESALGVSAGGGGGRAGESFSIHPEALQARAEKLHAHARTVAGHAAEFQTKAAGASFE, from the coding sequence ATGGCGATCGAACTGCCCGGTCAGGTGGTTTCGTTCCTTCAGTTCATCGGGGTGAACTGGCCGAACATCAATGAGGACAAGGTCCGCGAATTCGGGTCTCACGTACGGGATTTCGCGCAGAAGGTGGATGACACGCACAAGGACTCCACTGCCACGATCAAGCAGCTGGAGGACGTCTACCAGGGCGCGTCGTACGAGGCGTTGCTGGCCAAGTGGGGCCAGATGTCCGACAGCCACATGACGGAGCTGGTCAACGCCTGTCATGTGGTGGCCGACGCACTGGACCTCGCGGCCGACACGATCGTGGCGATGAAGGTGGAGGCGATCGCCGAACTGACCGTGCTGGCCATCACGTTCGTCGCCGACCAGGCCGCCGCCGTCGCCACCCTCGGCCTCGCCGAAGCGGCCGAAGCCCTGGTCGTCGAAGCCGCCGAAAAGCTCATGGACTACCTCGTCCAACAGCTGGAGCAGTACATCATCGGCCAGGTCATCGAAGCGGCGGTCAATCCCCTCGTCGAGACCGTCGGCAAGGCAGTGAGCGGGCTGCTCTTCCAGGCCGCCGAGTCCGCTCTCGGCGTCTCCGCCGGTGGAGGCGGGGGGCGTGCCGGCGAGAGCTTCTCCATTCACCCGGAGGCGCTGCAAGCACGCGCGGAAAAGCTGCACGCACATGCACGGACGGTGGCCGGGCACGCCGCCGAATTCCAGACCAAGGCCGCGGGGGCGAGCTTCGAATGA
- a CDS encoding DUF6531 domain-containing protein yields the protein MSNPIVKALEHAAEKLGKTLGKDAGKAVEDLYHGTGQRMKKVATNHAENDAKQAAEFGKHLKDSKQDMPHAPHGTSGGGHPSGGGQSGGRSGGAHEQAKADHENANTRQEKGMCTDGTDPVDLATGRVFLTQTDISLPGALPLVFTRKYESSTRIGRHIGPSWSSTIDQRLEIDADEVIFVTESGMLLRYPIPETGERVLPQHGPRWPLIRTVQDDWAVHDPETGQTRYFADAVHTPGLALPDEISDRNGQRITFDYADETGIPYAIRHSAGYELKLTCDENGRLTALHLAGAADDGSDQLIRSYGHDEDGNLTTATNSTGAVTRFEYDTDHRMTAWVDSNDSRYEYSYDERHRCTAQSGIEGHLANRFAYGEVDLETGHRTTTRTNGEGFPTRYLINDRLQVIAVTDPLYNTTRTTYDAHDRPLQITDPLGNATHLTYDEDGHLVSIIRPDGSTSTATYTDLGLPAEITGPDGLTLRQEYDTKGNRIAVTDPTGHTTRFTYDERGHLTSVSDPLGSTTRIECDAAGLPLTVTDPLGAVTTFRRDTFGRATSVIDPLGNTTHVRWTPEGQLATRINPDGTQEAWSYDGEGNCTATTDPLGQVTTFEYGHFDQLKARTDPDGARHEFVLDTELKLMKVTNPQGLTWRYEYDEAGRLISETDFDGRTQTYTQDATGRLTSRTTPLGHTIRFTHDALGRTTAKDVNGELTTFTYDAAGHLTQITGPDSELTYTRNESGRVVAETVNGHTTTFTYDALGRRKSRTTPTGAVSAWTYDAAGQRTRLDVSGRTLAFEHDARGQELSRTLGDITIANQFDALGRLTDQHVTSAAKTIQHRAYTYRADGNLTGIDDHLNGPRLFELDAVGRVTTVSAHNWTESYAYDSAGNQTHATWPDRHPAPEARGERAFTGTRINRAGAVRYEYDAAGRTTLRQKTRLSRKPDTWHYTWDPEDRLIACTTPDGTTWRYCYDPLGRRTAKLRLTPDCQSIAEQVNFTWDGTTLCEQTTLVYGDPRQTTLTWDHEGLTPLTQRERRTTSHAPQHETDQRFFAIVTDLVGTPTELLDEAGTIAARTRTTLWGTTTWNTSATAHTPLRFPGQYFDLETGLHYNFHRYYDPETARYATPDPLGLTPAPNPATYVHNPYIWSDPLGLAPECTVTVYRKQDTSIPETMRLTVNENGDVSLSGSGALYLNMTGDISHTEAFKGNQIVAFDVPRSFVNEIDRDSLPQRKPSWWEGSARDWNRALKVAPDQSDGPGLFGLPDNTKHGRNYFDALRNAIIPGSGRVIDAS from the coding sequence ATGAGCAATCCGATCGTCAAGGCACTGGAGCACGCCGCCGAAAAGCTGGGCAAGACCCTCGGCAAGGACGCGGGCAAGGCCGTCGAGGACCTGTACCACGGCACAGGTCAGCGCATGAAGAAGGTCGCCACCAACCACGCCGAGAACGACGCCAAACAGGCCGCGGAATTCGGCAAACACCTCAAGGACAGCAAGCAGGACATGCCGCACGCGCCCCACGGCACGAGCGGAGGCGGGCACCCGTCCGGTGGTGGGCAATCCGGCGGCCGGTCCGGCGGAGCCCACGAGCAGGCCAAAGCCGACCACGAGAACGCCAATACCCGCCAGGAGAAGGGGATGTGCACCGATGGCACGGACCCTGTCGACCTCGCCACGGGCCGGGTATTCCTGACCCAGACCGACATCTCCCTCCCCGGCGCCCTACCACTGGTCTTCACCCGCAAATACGAGTCCTCGACACGCATCGGACGCCACATCGGGCCGTCGTGGTCCTCCACCATCGACCAGCGCCTGGAGATCGACGCCGACGAGGTCATCTTCGTCACCGAGTCCGGGATGCTGCTGCGCTACCCGATACCCGAGACCGGCGAACGCGTACTGCCCCAGCACGGCCCGCGCTGGCCCCTGATACGCACCGTCCAGGACGACTGGGCCGTCCACGACCCCGAGACCGGCCAGACCCGCTACTTCGCCGATGCCGTGCACACCCCCGGCCTGGCCCTGCCGGACGAGATCTCGGACCGCAATGGACAGCGGATCACCTTCGACTACGCCGACGAGACCGGCATCCCCTACGCGATCCGCCACAGCGCCGGCTACGAACTCAAGCTCACCTGCGACGAGAACGGCCGCCTCACCGCCCTGCACCTGGCCGGTGCCGCCGACGACGGCTCGGACCAGCTGATCCGCTCCTACGGCCACGACGAGGACGGCAATCTCACCACCGCCACCAACTCCACCGGCGCCGTGACCCGGTTCGAGTACGACACCGACCACCGCATGACCGCCTGGGTCGACTCCAACGACTCCCGCTACGAGTACAGCTACGACGAACGCCACCGCTGCACCGCCCAGTCCGGCATCGAGGGGCACCTGGCCAACCGGTTCGCCTACGGCGAGGTCGACCTCGAGACGGGCCACCGCACCACCACACGCACCAACGGCGAAGGCTTCCCCACCCGGTACCTCATCAACGACCGCCTCCAGGTCATCGCGGTTACCGACCCTCTGTACAACACCACCCGCACCACCTACGACGCCCACGACCGCCCGCTGCAGATCACCGATCCTCTCGGCAACGCCACACACCTCACCTACGACGAGGACGGCCACCTCGTCTCCATCATCCGCCCGGACGGCTCCACCAGCACCGCCACCTACACCGACCTCGGCCTCCCAGCCGAGATCACAGGACCCGACGGCCTCACCCTCCGCCAGGAGTACGACACCAAAGGCAACCGGATCGCCGTCACCGACCCCACCGGCCACACCACCCGCTTCACCTATGACGAACGTGGTCATCTCACCTCGGTCAGCGACCCGCTGGGAAGCACTACCCGAATCGAGTGCGACGCGGCAGGGCTCCCCCTCACTGTCACCGACCCTCTCGGTGCCGTCACGACATTCCGCCGGGACACGTTCGGCCGCGCCACGTCCGTCATCGATCCCCTCGGTAACACCACCCATGTCCGGTGGACCCCGGAAGGACAGCTCGCAACCCGCATCAATCCGGACGGCACGCAGGAAGCCTGGTCCTACGACGGCGAGGGCAATTGCACTGCCACCACCGACCCCCTGGGTCAGGTCACCACCTTCGAATACGGCCACTTCGACCAATTGAAAGCGCGCACCGACCCGGACGGGGCACGCCACGAGTTCGTGCTTGACACCGAACTCAAGCTTATGAAGGTCACCAACCCTCAGGGCCTGACCTGGCGCTACGAGTACGATGAGGCCGGGCGCCTGATCTCTGAAACGGACTTCGACGGGCGCACTCAGACCTACACACAGGACGCGACGGGCCGGCTGACCTCCCGCACCACCCCGCTCGGCCACACGATCCGCTTCACCCACGACGCACTGGGCCGCACAACCGCCAAGGACGTCAACGGCGAACTCACCACCTTTACCTACGACGCCGCCGGCCATCTGACCCAGATCACAGGACCGGACAGCGAACTTACCTACACCCGCAACGAGTCCGGCCGAGTCGTTGCCGAGACGGTGAACGGCCACACCACCACCTTCACCTACGACGCCCTTGGCCGCCGAAAATCCCGCACCACCCCAACCGGCGCGGTGAGTGCCTGGACCTACGACGCAGCCGGGCAGCGCACGAGGCTTGACGTCTCCGGCCGCACTTTGGCTTTCGAGCACGATGCTCGCGGCCAGGAACTCTCCCGCACCCTCGGCGATATCACCATCGCCAACCAATTCGACGCCCTCGGCCGCCTCACCGACCAGCACGTCACCTCAGCCGCCAAAACCATCCAGCACCGCGCATACACCTATCGCGCGGACGGCAACCTCACCGGCATCGACGACCACCTCAATGGCCCCCGTCTCTTCGAGCTCGACGCCGTCGGCCGGGTCACCACCGTCTCCGCCCACAATTGGACCGAGAGCTATGCCTACGACTCAGCCGGAAACCAGACCCACGCCACCTGGCCCGACCGTCACCCAGCCCCCGAAGCCCGAGGCGAGCGCGCCTTCACAGGCACCCGCATCAACCGCGCTGGAGCCGTCCGCTACGAATACGATGCAGCCGGGCGCACCACCCTGCGTCAGAAGACCCGCCTCTCCCGCAAGCCCGACACCTGGCACTACACCTGGGACCCCGAAGACCGCCTGATCGCCTGTACCACTCCAGACGGCACAACCTGGCGCTACTGCTACGACCCCCTCGGCCGACGCACCGCCAAACTACGTCTCACCCCGGACTGCCAGAGCATCGCCGAACAGGTGAACTTCACCTGGGACGGCACAACCTTGTGCGAGCAGACGACCCTCGTCTACGGAGACCCCAGGCAAACGACCCTCACCTGGGACCACGAGGGGCTCACCCCCCTGACCCAGCGCGAACGCCGCACCACATCCCACGCCCCGCAACACGAGACCGATCAGCGCTTCTTCGCCATCGTTACCGACCTCGTCGGCACCCCCACCGAACTCCTCGACGAAGCCGGCACCATCGCCGCCCGCACGCGCACCACCCTGTGGGGCACCACTACCTGGAATACGAGCGCCACCGCCCATACTCCCCTTCGCTTCCCCGGTCAATACTTCGACCTCGAAACCGGCCTTCACTACAATTTCCATCGCTACTACGATCCGGAAACTGCTCGATACGCCACCCCCGATCCACTCGGGCTCACCCCTGCACCCAATCCGGCGACTTACGTCCACAACCCGTATATATGGAGCGACCCACTCGGGCTCGCCCCAGAATGCACGGTAACGGTATACCGGAAGCAGGATACTTCGATTCCGGAAACCATGCGTCTCACGGTCAACGAAAACGGGGATGTCTCACTTTCAGGGAGTGGCGCCCTCTACCTCAACATGACTGGCGACATTTCTCACACGGAAGCGTTCAAGGGAAATCAGATCGTCGCATTCGATGTCCCTAGGTCCTTCGTCAACGAAATCGACCGTGACTCCCTACCTCAACGTAAACCCAGCTGGTGGGAAGGTAGTGCCCGAGACTGGAACCGAGCACTCAAGGTTGCGCCCGATCAGTCCGACGGCCCAGGGTTGTTCGGCCTTCCGGATAACACCAAACACGGAAGGAATTACTTCGACGCGCTCAGGAACGCAATAATCCCGGGGTCCGGTAGAGTGATCGATGCCAGTTAA
- the dcd gene encoding dCTP deaminase: MLLSDKDIRAEIDAGRVRIDPYDVSMVQPSSIDVRLDRYFRVFENHRYPHIDPAVEQSDLTREVVPEGDEAFILHPGEFVLASTYEVVTLPDDLASRLEGKSSLGRLGLLTHSTAGFIDPGFSGHVTLELSNVATLPIKLWPGMKIGQLCMFRLTSPAEHPYGSAKYGSRYQGQRGPTPSRSFKNFHRSQV, from the coding sequence GTGCTTCTCTCAGACAAGGACATCCGGGCCGAGATCGACGCTGGTCGGGTGCGCATCGACCCCTATGACGTATCGATGGTGCAGCCGTCCAGCATCGACGTGCGGCTCGACCGCTATTTCCGGGTGTTCGAGAATCACCGCTATCCGCACATCGACCCCGCCGTCGAGCAGAGCGACCTGACCCGTGAGGTCGTGCCCGAGGGCGATGAGGCGTTCATCCTGCACCCGGGCGAGTTCGTGCTGGCCTCGACGTACGAGGTCGTCACGCTGCCTGATGATCTTGCGTCCCGGCTCGAGGGAAAGAGCTCGCTGGGGCGGCTGGGGCTGCTGACGCACTCGACCGCCGGATTCATCGACCCGGGGTTCAGCGGTCATGTGACGCTGGAGCTGAGCAATGTCGCCACGCTGCCGATCAAGCTGTGGCCGGGCATGAAGATCGGGCAGCTGTGCATGTTCCGGCTGACCTCGCCGGCCGAGCACCCGTACGGCAGTGCGAAGTACGGCTCCCGCTACCAGGGGCAGCGCGGTCCGACGCCGTCCCGGTCGTTCAAGAACTTTCACCGTTCGCAGGTATGA
- a CDS encoding IS1182 family transposase encodes MGEWAGETVGPDVWETCRDLIPAGSVFAFLAEHRSTLFEAEMFADMYPSANGRPSMPPQILASAITLQALHGLSDFETVQELRCDLRWKAACGLGLHDMAFDPSLLAYFRRRLARSARPNRVFEAVREVVKATGVLKGKHRRALDSTVLDDAVATQDTVTQIIAAIRAVIRDVPGAGEVVAVHCTAHDYNDPGKPRIAWNDEQARADLVDALVGDALRLLGHLPEQQLGEKAANAVGILALVAGQDVEPAEDSDGRDGRWRITQGTAQNRMVSTVDPEARHVHKTRTHQQDGFKAHLAIEPETGLYTAVALRPGAGPEHHEAMVGIDLLTDEDEPVDAFGDTAYSTGDARHSLETAGHRLFLKPAPLRPAVPGGFTLDDFVIDTVAATVTCPAGHTVPLSAPAGQHHQRKASFKDVCAGCPLRERCTKAKAGRILTIRPHHDLLAAARQQAATDPDWQADYRRWRPPVERAVAWLVHHGNRKLRYRGTIKNDTWLHTRAAALNLRRLINLGLNRTNGTWHLAPAST; translated from the coding sequence ATGGGGGAATGGGCCGGGGAGACGGTCGGGCCGGATGTGTGGGAGACCTGCCGGGATTTGATCCCGGCGGGGAGTGTGTTCGCTTTCCTGGCCGAGCATCGCAGCACGCTGTTCGAAGCGGAGATGTTCGCGGACATGTACCCGTCGGCGAACGGGCGGCCGAGTATGCCGCCGCAGATCCTGGCCTCGGCGATCACGCTGCAGGCCCTGCACGGGCTGTCGGACTTCGAGACGGTCCAGGAACTGCGGTGCGACCTGAGGTGGAAGGCAGCCTGCGGACTGGGCCTTCATGACATGGCGTTCGATCCGTCGTTGCTGGCCTACTTCCGCCGCCGGCTGGCCCGTTCCGCCCGGCCGAACCGGGTGTTCGAGGCTGTGCGGGAGGTCGTGAAGGCCACCGGTGTCCTCAAGGGCAAGCACCGCCGGGCGCTGGATTCCACCGTGCTGGATGACGCGGTGGCCACCCAGGACACCGTCACCCAGATCATCGCCGCCATCCGGGCGGTGATCCGGGACGTCCCCGGGGCCGGCGAGGTGGTCGCGGTGCACTGCACCGCGCACGACTACAACGACCCGGGCAAGCCGAGGATCGCCTGGAACGACGAGCAGGCCCGTGCCGACCTGGTCGACGCCCTGGTCGGTGACGCGCTGCGGCTGCTGGGCCACCTGCCCGAGCAGCAGCTCGGCGAGAAGGCCGCGAACGCGGTCGGCATCCTGGCCCTGGTCGCGGGCCAGGACGTGGAGCCCGCCGAGGACTCCGACGGCCGCGACGGGCGCTGGCGCATCACCCAAGGCACCGCACAGAACCGGATGGTCTCCACTGTCGACCCCGAAGCCCGGCACGTGCACAAGACCCGCACCCACCAGCAGGACGGCTTCAAGGCCCACCTCGCCATTGAGCCCGAGACCGGGTTATACACCGCCGTCGCCCTGCGGCCCGGAGCCGGTCCCGAGCACCACGAGGCGATGGTCGGAATCGACCTGCTCACCGACGAGGACGAGCCCGTTGACGCCTTCGGTGACACCGCCTACTCCACAGGTGACGCCCGCCACAGCCTCGAAACCGCCGGTCACCGGCTGTTCCTCAAACCCGCACCGCTGCGGCCCGCCGTCCCTGGCGGCTTCACCCTCGACGACTTCGTCATCGACACCGTCGCCGCCACCGTGACCTGCCCCGCCGGACACACCGTCCCTTTATCCGCTCCCGCCGGGCAGCACCACCAGCGCAAAGCCTCGTTCAAGGACGTGTGCGCCGGATGCCCCCTTCGTGAGCGGTGCACCAAGGCCAAGGCCGGGCGGATCCTGACCATCCGTCCGCACCACGATCTGCTCGCCGCCGCCCGCCAGCAGGCCGCCACCGATCCCGACTGGCAGGCCGACTACCGGCGCTGGAGACCACCGGTCGAACGTGCCGTCGCCTGGCTCGTCCACCACGGCAACCGCAAACTCCGCTACCGCGGCACCATCAAGAACGACACCTGGCTCCACACCCGAGCAGCCGCCCTCAACCTTCGCCGACTGATCAACCTCGGACTCAACCGAACCAACGGAACCTGGCACCTCGCCCCGGCCAGCACATAG
- a CDS encoding ricin-type beta-trefoil lectin domain protein → MVRARRGRGALRGWRAGRRLRAVVVTSAAALTVVCTVAAGGAGAASGAVGRDGPGGAAVVKPLSPGLEKIRAREATRLYGDPAERSAGERKTSLISLGDSEISGEGVGTYEPGTDGPDNWCHRSPDSAIHRTGIAADVTYNAACSGASSGNIVIGGSKQYADELVQSDSLAIAARNTRLKMVLLVAGANDDLQFGPVMTDCVERWFLLQGTCEQKYQPGWQARVDALVPKVERTVGDLRTVMRDAGYADGDYRLVVMSYPSPIGPDVTDNPHYPGKLPGGCTGYTSDAGWGRNAAVPGFEKGMRKAAREAGATYLDASRLFHGHEVCMEDTWARGLWVNLTNPFPPNANSVRQSFHPNARGHGAFASCLTQLYASGLREASCADAASTGQPTLYAGAWDDAYRPLKNAATGSCVDATGGASANGTAVGGWDCHGGRNQGWWYDPERRSVHVELTQDRCLDVPGARYEAGAGLVLWNCSGAANQEFVRTGGTIRPAAAPSLCLTLGAAKEPLRLRGCDGSDGQRFA, encoded by the coding sequence ATGGTGCGTGCGAGACGTGGGCGGGGGGCGTTACGTGGGTGGCGTGCGGGGCGGCGGCTGCGGGCGGTGGTGGTGACCTCGGCGGCGGCGCTGACGGTGGTGTGCACCGTGGCGGCGGGCGGGGCGGGGGCCGCGTCCGGGGCCGTGGGGCGGGACGGGCCGGGCGGGGCCGCGGTCGTCAAGCCGCTGTCGCCCGGGCTGGAGAAGATCCGGGCGCGGGAGGCGACGAGGCTGTACGGGGATCCGGCCGAGCGGTCGGCCGGGGAGCGGAAGACCTCGTTGATCTCGCTGGGGGACAGTGAGATCTCGGGGGAGGGCGTCGGGACGTACGAGCCGGGTACCGACGGGCCGGACAACTGGTGTCACCGGTCCCCGGACTCGGCCATCCACCGGACCGGGATCGCGGCGGACGTGACCTACAACGCCGCCTGCTCGGGTGCCTCCAGCGGCAACATCGTGATCGGTGGCAGCAAGCAGTACGCCGATGAGCTGGTGCAGAGCGACAGTCTCGCCATCGCGGCCCGGAACACCCGGCTGAAGATGGTGCTCCTGGTGGCCGGCGCCAACGACGATCTGCAGTTCGGGCCGGTGATGACGGACTGCGTGGAGCGCTGGTTCCTGCTGCAGGGCACCTGCGAGCAGAAGTACCAGCCGGGCTGGCAGGCGCGGGTCGACGCGCTGGTGCCGAAGGTCGAGCGGACGGTAGGTGATCTGCGGACCGTGATGCGGGACGCGGGGTACGCGGACGGTGACTACCGGCTCGTGGTGATGTCGTATCCGAGTCCGATCGGGCCGGATGTGACGGACAACCCGCATTACCCGGGGAAGCTGCCAGGCGGCTGTACGGGCTACACCTCCGACGCGGGCTGGGGGCGCAATGCCGCGGTGCCGGGGTTCGAGAAGGGGATGCGGAAGGCCGCGCGGGAGGCGGGTGCGACCTATCTGGACGCCTCCCGGCTGTTCCACGGGCACGAGGTGTGCATGGAGGACACCTGGGCCCGCGGGCTGTGGGTGAACCTCACCAACCCCTTCCCGCCGAACGCGAACTCGGTGCGGCAGTCCTTCCACCCCAACGCCCGCGGGCACGGCGCGTTCGCCTCGTGTCTGACCCAGCTGTACGCGTCGGGGCTGCGGGAGGCGTCCTGCGCCGACGCGGCGAGCACCGGGCAGCCGACGCTGTACGCGGGGGCCTGGGACGACGCGTACCGGCCGCTGAAGAACGCCGCCACGGGCAGCTGTGTGGACGCGACCGGCGGCGCGAGCGCCAACGGGACGGCGGTCGGCGGCTGGGACTGCCACGGCGGGCGCAACCAGGGCTGGTGGTACGACCCCGAGCGGCGGTCGGTGCATGTGGAGCTGACCCAGGACCGGTGCCTGGACGTGCCCGGTGCCCGCTACGAGGCCGGGGCCGGTCTGGTGCTGTGGAACTGCTCGGGCGCGGCCAACCAGGAGTTCGTACGGACCGGTGGCACGATCCGGCCGGCCGCCGCGCCGTCGCTGTGCCTGACGCTGGGCGCGGCGAAGGAACCGCTGCGGCTGCGGGGGTGTGACGGGTCGGACGGGCAGCGGTTCGCGTAG
- a CDS encoding Yip1 family protein, with product MGRGRDARPAQNGQQGQQGQQAPYGQQGPYGQQPPPPHGQWQQPPQQYGGQQPQPHGQHGEPEYFGDGGYHPQQSYAPYTNDNNAGHTQQFSVGEAPDAYGAQPDGYDNGPDGAYAAGGTYRAGQTTAPPAGPKLHWKQLLSGIVLRPDATFWQMRDHAVWAPALLVTFIYGLLAVFGFDKARADVLNATLSNSIPWVLITAVMFIIGSLILGTVTHTMARQLGGDGAWQPTIGLAMLIMTITDAPRLLFAMFLGGDSTLVQVLGWLTWLATGYLLTSMVSKSHDLPWPKALGASAIQLVALLALLKLGTL from the coding sequence ATGGGTCGCGGACGGGATGCCCGCCCCGCGCAGAACGGACAGCAAGGGCAGCAGGGGCAGCAGGCCCCGTACGGACAGCAAGGGCCGTATGGGCAGCAGCCTCCACCGCCGCACGGGCAGTGGCAGCAGCCACCGCAGCAGTACGGCGGGCAGCAGCCGCAGCCGCACGGGCAGCACGGCGAGCCCGAGTACTTCGGCGACGGCGGCTACCACCCCCAGCAGTCCTACGCGCCGTACACGAACGACAACAACGCAGGTCACACCCAGCAGTTCAGCGTCGGCGAGGCGCCGGACGCCTACGGTGCACAGCCGGACGGGTACGACAACGGGCCCGACGGCGCGTACGCGGCCGGCGGCACCTACCGCGCGGGCCAGACCACCGCACCGCCGGCCGGCCCGAAGCTGCACTGGAAGCAGCTGCTGTCCGGCATCGTGCTGCGCCCCGACGCCACGTTCTGGCAGATGCGCGACCACGCGGTCTGGGCCCCCGCCCTCCTCGTCACCTTCATCTACGGCCTGCTCGCGGTCTTCGGCTTCGACAAGGCCCGCGCGGATGTGCTGAACGCCACGCTGTCCAACAGCATCCCCTGGGTGCTGATCACCGCGGTGATGTTCATCATCGGCAGTCTGATCCTGGGCACGGTCACCCACACCATGGCCCGCCAGCTCGGCGGCGACGGCGCCTGGCAGCCGACCATCGGCCTGGCCATGCTGATCATGACGATTACGGACGCGCCCCGGCTGCTCTTCGCCATGTTCCTCGGCGGCGACAGCACCCTGGTGCAGGTCCTGGGCTGGCTGACCTGGCTCGCCACCGGCTATCTGCTCACCTCCATGGTGAGCAAGTCGCACGACCTGCCCTGGCCCAAGGCGCTCGGCGCCTCCGCGATCCAGCTGGTCGCCCTGCTCGCCCTGCTGAAGCTCGGCACGCTGTGA
- a CDS encoding GNAT family N-acetyltransferase, with translation MDNAGSRAGTGTGTATGSDTDTSTANDLGLSTGTGTGTGTGTNGTMKVNTSMNMSTGTPPAAAPAPPLTIRLALPVDAPAIAAIHLASRQVTMPYLPPRRRTQDEVTRWIREIVLPQCHTVVAARGAEILGYASVRDELLDQLYLRPDVRRAGIGSLLLAAAQRHRPAGLSLHVFQLNAEARAFYAHHGFRVVATDDGSGNMENLPQLTLRWTPPSAPLPPRGTP, from the coding sequence ATGGACAATGCGGGCTCCCGCGCCGGCACGGGCACAGGCACGGCCACCGGCAGCGACACGGACACCAGCACAGCCAACGACCTCGGCCTCAGCACCGGCACCGGCACCGGCACCGGCACCGGCACGAACGGGACCATGAAAGTGAACACGAGCATGAACATGAGCACCGGCACCCCACCCGCTGCCGCCCCCGCCCCGCCCCTCACCATCCGGCTCGCCCTGCCCGTCGACGCCCCGGCGATAGCCGCCATCCACCTGGCATCGCGGCAGGTCACCATGCCCTATCTGCCGCCCCGGCGCCGTACCCAGGACGAGGTCACCCGCTGGATCCGGGAGATCGTGCTGCCGCAGTGTCACACCGTGGTCGCCGCCCGTGGAGCGGAGATCCTCGGCTATGCCAGCGTCCGGGACGAGCTGCTCGACCAGCTCTATCTGCGCCCTGACGTCCGCCGCGCCGGCATCGGCAGCCTGCTGCTCGCCGCGGCACAGCGCCACCGCCCGGCCGGCCTGTCCCTGCACGTCTTCCAACTCAACGCGGAGGCCCGGGCGTTCTACGCCCACCACGGCTTCCGCGTCGTGGCCACGGACGACGGCAGTGGCAACATGGAGAACCTGCCGCAGCTCACCCTCCGCTGGACGCCCCCTTCCGCCCCCCTCCCCCCTCGGGGAACCCCCTAG